A part of Vulpes lagopus strain Blue_001 chromosome 4, ASM1834538v1, whole genome shotgun sequence genomic DNA contains:
- the MRFAP1 gene encoding MORF4 family-associated protein 1, whose protein sequence is MRPLDIVELAEPEEVEVLEPEEDFEQFLLPVINEMREDIAALTREHGRAYMRNRSKLWEMDNMLIQIKTQVEASEESALNHLQNPGDAVDGRAAKRGEKADEKAKEIAKMAEMLVELVRRIERSESS, encoded by the coding sequence ATGCGGCCCTTGGACATCGTCGAGCTGGCGGAGCCGGAGGAGGTGGAAGTGCTGGAGCCCGAGGAGGATTTCGAGCAGTTCCTGCTGCCGGTCATCAACGAGATGCGGGAGGACATCGCCGCCCTCACCCGGGAGCACGGCCGAGCCTACATGCGCAACAGGAGCAAGCTGTGGGAGATGGACAATATGCTCATCCAGATAAAAACGCAGGTGGAGGCCTCGGAGGAGAGCGCCCTGAATCACCTGCAGAATCCCGGCGACGCGGTGGACGGCAGAGCGGCCAAGAGGGGCGAGAAGGCGGACGAGAAGGCCAAGGAGATCGCGAAGATGGCAGAGATGCTGGTGGAGCTGGTGCGGCGGATAGAGAGAAGCGAGTCGTCCTGA